The genomic region ACCTTTACACTTTGATTGGTAATTATTAGGAGGACATTTAGTTGTGACTAACATCTCTCTAATTTCCTGAATTATCTGAATAGTTTGCCTTCTTAAATTATCATCCATATCCACAACCAAACGCTGATGGCTGGCTGCATAATACATGAAAGCTTTGGGAATACTAATATTAAGCATTTCTTCTAGTGCCAAGGTTTGAGCACATAGTTGAAGATGATCATTTTGCCACTTAGCACTATAACCTACTTTATATTCCACAGGATAAATTTCATCCCCAGACTGTTCCACTAAATCTGCTTTACCAATCAATCCCAATTTGTATGAATAAAGAGGCAAAGAGCGCCATTGTTTCAAATTCGTTTCACTGGTAAATTCTCCACTATCTACCCTCTCATGCTGACGAGTTCCCGCTATGGTAAATTCATTATCTTGCCATTCACCTGTTACGTAAATATACCAGCAACATCTTGGACAATAATTATAGTTGTTGATAGCCGCAATTGGTACTAAAGATTGCTCATCATTCATAATTAGATATTAGGATTTTCATTCGAGTTTGTGGGTTGATTATTATCTTTGGAAAAGTCTAAAGACTTGCTAGTTATATTGGTTTGTCCCATACCAATTGTGGTTTTATATCCAGTCCCGCAGTAAAATGCAAAATGACTCAGAATATTAGCTGTTTTTT from Cylindrospermopsis curvispora GIHE-G1 harbors:
- the cas4 gene encoding CRISPR-associated protein Cas4, whose translation is MNDEQSLVPIAAINNYNYCPRCCWYIYVTGEWQDNEFTIAGTRQHERVDSGEFTSETNLKQWRSLPLYSYKLGLIGKADLVEQSGDEIYPVEYKVGYSAKWQNDHLQLCAQTLALEEMLNISIPKAFMYYAASHQRLVVDMDDNLRRQTIQIIQEIREMLVTTKCPPNNYQSKCKGCSLYDICLPKETEKARLAAHDI